A stretch of the Pseudalkalibacillus hwajinpoensis genome encodes the following:
- a CDS encoding DUF2524 family protein, with amino-acid sequence MSTYRKLEEMLKNAHELVEYADEQLQLATKQQSAITDNSYTETQQLLEQMSGELDKMIHSANPEQRDALNRAQQQIQDRQNNFILGFET; translated from the coding sequence TTGTCCACATACCGAAAACTAGAGGAAATGTTAAAAAACGCTCATGAGCTTGTTGAATATGCCGACGAACAGCTTCAGCTTGCTACCAAACAGCAATCAGCCATTACTGATAATAGCTATACTGAAACACAGCAATTACTTGAGCAAATGTCCGGAGAATTAGATAAAATGATTCACAGCGCAAATCCTGAACAGCGTGACGCCCTTAATCGAGCGCAACAGCAAATTCAGGATCGGCAAAACAATTTTATTCTCGGGTTTGAAACATGA
- a CDS encoding acyl-CoA thioesterase codes for MSNTALTKKLIRDSRTTKSSFVLPSDTNTHGTLFGGKLMSYIDDIAAIAASKHARSAVVTASADSIDFLSPIREGEVVSLEAYVSWTHNTSMEVFVKIFAENVLTGRKKVCATSFLTFVALDEESIPARVPEAMPETEEERFVNDGGLERMKARKARRKHSQTLASEFGSFS; via the coding sequence ATGTCGAATACAGCTTTAACAAAAAAATTAATACGTGATTCAAGAACGACCAAATCAAGCTTCGTACTACCTTCTGACACAAATACTCATGGAACCTTGTTTGGTGGAAAGCTAATGTCTTACATAGATGACATTGCTGCCATAGCTGCATCTAAGCACGCTAGATCAGCAGTAGTTACTGCATCAGCTGACTCAATTGATTTCCTTAGTCCTATTCGTGAAGGTGAAGTAGTCAGCTTAGAGGCCTATGTAAGTTGGACACACAATACTTCAATGGAAGTGTTTGTGAAAATATTTGCAGAAAATGTGTTAACAGGAAGAAAGAAAGTGTGCGCAACGTCCTTCTTAACTTTCGTTGCTCTAGATGAAGAGAGTATACCTGCAAGAGTGCCTGAAGCAATGCCTGAGACAGAAGAAGAGAGATTTGTGAATGATGGTGGACTAGAGCGTATGAAAGCAAGAAAAGCGAGGAGAAAACACTCGCAAACATTAGCCAGTGAATTTGGTTCATTTTCTTAA